Proteins encoded by one window of Pseudomonas sp. PSKL.D1:
- the gbpA gene encoding N-acetylglucosamine-binding protein GbpA, whose translation MKQCVVRTGLLAGGALAALSVVGFLPNVANAHGYLSDPPSRDYACRLRQNTGCGAVVDEPQSVGETNKGYPASGPADGKIASGGISRFAAIDEQSANRWTLMQIDNPAVEFDWYYTKAHLTTGWEYFISKPGWNRNAPLARSTFDSKPFCTVDGKGEFPRDTNTPGPGREKHACIIPADRTGHHVILGVWTVADTVNAFYKVIDVDIQIEGGPAPEWRQVSSIDPHRDLQVGDKVKARAFVGSSEDESYSAEISIGTAEEAIAANWSYKLAAQLNQTQTLIRAGHKDSEGIIAPIQGPNIIYAKQESGVTGYELEFDGEPGDDAYMHVHGLKPEYVLEGGKATLDFSVMTNRDLEVRATLYNSADSQVGFASGQVDSTTRPFSLHAESSAGEHLLKIVGTDEDSRVLLQQEHPVLLRSADGGEHDFVYPQSIDVYREGTRVLQPKDGGVYECLPFPVDGWCRIYSSSANQYEPGVGSDWQSAWIRR comes from the coding sequence TACGCGTGTCGCCTTAGGCAGAACACTGGCTGTGGTGCGGTAGTTGACGAACCGCAAAGCGTTGGCGAAACCAACAAGGGTTACCCTGCCAGCGGGCCAGCTGATGGCAAGATCGCAAGCGGTGGCATATCGAGGTTTGCAGCGATTGATGAGCAATCTGCCAATCGCTGGACACTCATGCAGATTGACAACCCTGCGGTCGAATTCGATTGGTACTACACCAAGGCTCACCTAACTACCGGGTGGGAGTATTTCATCAGCAAACCGGGTTGGAACCGCAACGCCCCATTGGCGCGTTCGACCTTCGATTCAAAACCGTTCTGCACCGTCGACGGCAAGGGCGAATTCCCGCGCGATACGAATACCCCGGGTCCAGGCCGGGAAAAGCACGCCTGCATCATCCCGGCGGATCGAACCGGGCACCATGTGATTCTTGGTGTGTGGACCGTTGCTGACACGGTCAACGCCTTCTACAAGGTGATCGATGTCGATATCCAAATTGAAGGGGGCCCGGCGCCGGAGTGGCGGCAGGTCAGCAGCATAGACCCGCATCGCGACCTTCAGGTAGGTGACAAGGTCAAGGCCAGAGCCTTCGTCGGTTCTTCGGAGGACGAGTCGTACAGTGCCGAAATCTCCATTGGCACTGCAGAGGAGGCGATTGCGGCCAATTGGTCTTACAAGCTCGCTGCCCAACTCAACCAGACCCAGACGCTGATCCGCGCCGGGCATAAGGATTCGGAAGGCATTATTGCGCCTATCCAGGGCCCTAATATCATCTACGCCAAACAGGAGAGCGGTGTTACAGGCTACGAACTGGAGTTTGACGGTGAGCCAGGTGACGATGCCTATATGCATGTGCACGGCCTGAAGCCGGAGTATGTGCTTGAGGGCGGCAAGGCGACGCTCGATTTTTCAGTCATGACCAACCGTGACCTGGAGGTGCGCGCCACCCTGTACAACAGCGCCGACAGCCAGGTTGGGTTTGCGAGCGGACAAGTGGACTCCACCACCCGGCCATTTTCGCTGCACGCCGAGAGCTCGGCAGGCGAGCACCTGCTCAAGATTGTCGGTACCGATGAAGACAGCCGCGTTCTGCTACAGCAGGAGCATCCCGTGCTGCTGCGCTCGGCAGACGGCGGCGAGCACGATTTTGTCTACCCGCAATCGATTGACGTCTACCGCGAAGGTACGCGTGTGCTTCAGCCCAAAGATGGCGGTGTCTACGAGTGCCTGCCATTCCCGGTGGATGGTTGGTGCCGCATTTACTCCTCCAGTGCGAACCAGTATGAGCCAGGGGTAGGGAGCGACTGGCAATCGGCCTGGATCAGGCGTTGA